The Eurosta solidaginis isolate ZX-2024a chromosome 4, ASM4086904v1, whole genome shotgun sequence genome includes a window with the following:
- the LOC137247956 gene encoding translation machinery-associated protein 16 homolog, which yields MTNLRKELQKCKHPNSRKTKALSRKARRQNNKHKARMGHAIKSNIMGEKLCWFLDHIDEKRTEPFTPQEFEDLIVLYLKRFDEELSQIAIKQSISKNRAKRYAAREDVIKITLEKERNEYQSGGMELLNLCEPTKFKSLMEWNGNALTVQHLKLDLVSHNMIQRLKNVASENIEHIMDANVTKATAVECTTNTIQMDVR from the exons Atg ACTAACTTACGAAAAGAGTTGCAAAAATGTAAACATCCCAACAGCAGGAAAACGAAAGCATTAAGCAGAAAAGCACGCCGTCAAAATAACAAACACAAGGCGAGAATGGGTCATGCAATAAAAAGCAATATAATGGGTGAGAAACTTTGCTGGTTTTTAGATCACATCGACGAAAAGCGTACAGAACCGTTTACACCTCAAGAGTTTGAAGATTTAATTGTGCTATATTTGAAGCGTTTCGACGAGGAGCTTTCACAAATTGCAATAAAGCAGTCCATCAGCAAGAACCGTGCAAAACGATATGCGGCGCGAGAAGATGTTATCAAGATAACATTAGAAAAGGAACGCAATGAGTACCAAAGTGGTGGAATGG AACTTCTAAACCTTTGCGAGCCTACAAAGTTCAAATCGTTAATGGAGTGGAATGGAAATGCGCTTACTGTTCAACACTTAAAGCTAGATCTTGTTTCACATAATATGATACAACGTTTAAAAAATGTTGCATCGGAAAATATCGAACATATTATGGATGCAAATGTTACTAAAGCAACTGCTGTTGAATGCACAACAAATACGATACAAATGGATGTAAGATGA
- the Dbct gene encoding lipoamide acyltransferase component of branched-chain alpha-keto acid dehydrogenase complex, mitochondrial produces the protein MSSLFLKNGAAAMLKNNLSHLINIGRKTLHTHQLRNLHLTPRMEKLVSFKLSDIGEGIREVTVKEWFVKVGDTVEQFDDLCEVQSDKASVTITSRYDGKIVKLHHPVDDIAFVGKPLLDFEIEEEDDDGSSDSESNSASNSVACKISSNATNSGAEQVASDEEVARHITLATPAVRRLAMENKVNLSKVPATGKQGRVLKGDVLEYLGRLPLGTNIPHPTLTAKHGAISTKSTQETAPLAVDRVEPLKGVPKAMLKSMSESLKIPHFAYSDEIDMTKLIDFRDQLKGVAIERGITKLTFMPFCIKAASIALLKYPILNSSLDIGNEAVIYKPSHNISVAIDTPQGLVVPNIKNCESKNVIEIAKDLNELVEKGRKGALAPRDFSDGTFSLSNIGVIGGTYSHPCIMPPQVAIGAMGRTKAIPRFNANDEIVKAYVMHVSWSADHRVIDGVTMAKFSNVWKQHLENPALFLLE, from the exons atgtcttCACTATTCCTGAAAAATGGTGCGGCGGCGATGCTGAAGAATAATTTGTCGCATTTGATCAACATTGGCCGCAAG aCTCTTCATACCCATCAGCTTCGAAATTTACACCTCACACCTCGTATGGAAAAATTAGTTTCTTTCAAACTCAGCGACATTGGCGAAGGAATTCGTGAAGTTACCGTAAAGGAGTG GTTTGTTAAAGTTGGTGATACCGTTGAACAGTTTGACGATCTGTGCGAAGTGCAATCCGACAAAGCTTCCGTTACAATTACAAGTCGTTACGATGGAAAAATCGTCAAGCTTCATCATCCTGTTGACGATATAGCTTTTGTGGGCAAACCATTATTAGATTTCGAAATTGAGGAAGAGGATGACGATGGAAGCTCTGATTCTGAGTCAAATTCGGCTTCAAATTCAGTTGCCTGCAAAATCAGCTCAAATGCAACAAACTCAGGCGCTGAACAAGTTGCTAGTGATGAGGAAGTTGCACGTCATATAACACTTGCGACGCCTGCAGTTCGCCGTTTAGCCATGGAAAACAAAGTAAATCTCTCTAAGGTGCCAGCAACAGGTAAACAAGGGCGTGTGCTCAAAGGCGATGTACTTGAGTATTTGGGTCGTTTGCCACTTGGCACTAATATACCACACCCTACACTCACTGCCAAACATGGTGCTATCTCGACAAAATCTACTCAGGAAACTGCGCCTCTAGCAGTGGATCGGGTTGAGCCATTGAAAGGCGTACCTAAGGCTATGCTTAAATCAATGTCTGAATCGTtg AAAATCCCGCACTTTGCATATAGCGATGAAATTGACATGACTAAACTAATAGACTTTCGggatcaattgaaaggtgttgcTATCGAACGGGGCATAACAAAGCTAACCTTTATGCCCTTTTGTATCAAGGCTGCATCAATTGCACTTTTAAAGTATCCGATTCTTAACAGTTCGTTGGACATTGGAAATGAGGCGGTAATCTATAAACCCAGTCACAATATTAGTGTAGCCATCGACACTCCACAGGGTTTGGTAGTGCCTAATATAAAGAATTGCGAGAGTAAAAATGTCATAGAAATCGCTAAAGATTTGAATGAACTAGTCGAAAAAGGACGCAAGGGCGCTTTAGCTCCACGCGATTTTTCGGATGGTACTTTTTCACTTTCAAACATTGGTGTG ATTGGTGGAACGTATTCACATCCCTGCATTATGCCTCCTCAAGTGGCTATAGGCGCTATGGGACGCACGAAG GCTATTCCGCGTTTCAACGCTAATGATGAAATTGTCAAAGCTTACGTTATGCATGTTAGCTGGTCTGCAGATCATCGCGTTATTGATGGAGTCACAATGGCAAAGTTCTCTAATGTGTGGAAACAACATTTGGAGAACCCTGCCTTATTTTTGCTAGAGTAA